The Acidimicrobiales bacterium genome has a window encoding:
- the thrS gene encoding threonine--tRNA ligase codes for MSDVISVSLPDGSSRELPAGATGADLAADIGPRLASDALIVVADGTEQDLDVPLTDGAEVEIVTPSSPRGLHTIRHSSAHLLAQAILDLHPGTQLAIGPPIEFGFYYDVELPDGATLSDDDLEKIEARMNELVEADQPFVRHELSLDAAVEFFADEPFKAEIIERVRDGAASGEDVGEVAGDVISYYANGDADAPGTFRDMCTGPHVPSTGRLRHFKLQSVAGAYWRGDVSRPMLQRIYGTAWDSKKALKTHLQMLAEAEKRDHRRLAQELDLVSWPDELGPGLAVWHPKGAKIRKLMEDYSRERHENGGYEFVVSPHIAKSVLWETSGHLDFYADGMYPPMEMDGATYYPKPMNCPFHVMIYRSSQRSYRDLPLRMFELGAVYRYELSGAIHGLMRTRGFTQDDSHIFCARDDIERELASLLDFVLSVLRAFGFDDFQAKLSTRPLEKSVGDDALWDQATEGLRGALDAHGLDYVVDEGGGAFYGPKIDVDVKDAIGRSWQLSTIQLDFTLPERFGLEYVASDGSRQQPVMIHRALMGSIERFFGVLIEHYAGAFPAWLAPTQVRILPVADVHDDHAHALAARLRAAGFRVDVVGADDGLGKRVRNGKVEKIPYVLVVGDDDVANDTVGVNRRGDDSPDRDVTVDDFIARLAAEVETKA; via the coding sequence ATGTCCGATGTCATCTCCGTCAGCCTGCCCGATGGGTCGAGCCGTGAACTTCCCGCCGGCGCGACCGGCGCGGACCTCGCGGCCGACATCGGACCCCGTCTCGCCTCCGATGCCCTGATCGTCGTCGCCGACGGCACGGAGCAGGACCTCGACGTCCCCCTCACCGACGGTGCGGAGGTGGAGATCGTCACCCCGTCCTCGCCGCGGGGGCTGCACACCATTCGCCACTCGAGCGCGCACCTGCTGGCCCAGGCGATCCTCGATCTCCACCCCGGCACCCAGCTCGCGATCGGCCCGCCGATCGAGTTCGGCTTCTACTACGACGTCGAGCTGCCCGATGGCGCCACCCTGTCCGACGACGACCTCGAGAAGATCGAGGCTCGCATGAACGAGTTGGTCGAGGCCGACCAGCCCTTCGTGCGTCACGAACTCAGCCTCGACGCGGCGGTCGAGTTCTTCGCCGACGAGCCATTCAAGGCCGAGATCATCGAGCGGGTGCGCGACGGTGCGGCGTCGGGCGAGGACGTCGGCGAGGTGGCCGGCGACGTGATCAGCTACTACGCCAACGGCGACGCCGACGCGCCCGGCACCTTCCGCGACATGTGCACCGGTCCCCACGTGCCGAGCACCGGACGACTCCGTCACTTCAAGCTGCAGTCGGTGGCCGGCGCCTACTGGCGCGGCGACGTGTCACGCCCGATGCTCCAGCGCATCTACGGCACCGCGTGGGACTCCAAGAAGGCGCTGAAGACCCATCTCCAGATGCTGGCCGAGGCCGAGAAGCGCGACCATCGCCGCCTCGCCCAGGAACTCGATCTCGTGAGCTGGCCCGACGAGCTCGGGCCGGGTCTGGCGGTCTGGCATCCGAAGGGCGCCAAGATCCGCAAGCTCATGGAGGACTACTCACGCGAGCGCCACGAGAACGGCGGCTACGAGTTCGTCGTCTCGCCCCACATCGCGAAGTCGGTGCTGTGGGAGACCTCCGGTCATCTCGACTTCTACGCCGACGGCATGTACCCGCCCATGGAGATGGACGGCGCCACCTACTACCCGAAGCCGATGAACTGTCCGTTCCACGTGATGATCTACCGGTCGAGCCAGCGCAGCTACCGCGATCTCCCGCTGCGGATGTTCGAGCTGGGGGCCGTCTATCGCTACGAACTCTCCGGCGCGATCCACGGTCTGATGCGTACCCGCGGCTTCACCCAGGACGACAGCCACATCTTCTGCGCCCGCGACGACATCGAGCGCGAGCTCGCGTCGCTGCTCGACTTCGTGCTGAGTGTGCTGCGGGCGTTCGGATTCGACGACTTCCAGGCGAAGTTGTCGACCCGTCCACTCGAGAAGTCCGTGGGCGACGACGCGCTGTGGGACCAGGCCACCGAGGGTCTGCGCGGGGCCCTCGACGCCCACGGTCTCGACTATGTGGTCGACGAGGGCGGTGGCGCGTTCTACGGTCCGAAGATCGACGTCGACGTGAAGGACGCGATCGGACGGTCGTGGCAACTCTCCACCATCCAACTCGACTTCACGCTGCCCGAACGTTTCGGTCTCGAATACGTCGCGAGCGACGGCTCCCGCCAGCAGCCGGTGATGATCCACCGGGCCCTGATGGGTTCGATCGAGCGCTTCTTCGGTGTGCTGATCGAGCACTACGCAGGGGCCTTCCCGGCCTGGCTCGCCCCCACCCAGGTCCGGATTCTCCCTGTCGCCGATGTGCACGACGACCACGCACACGCGTTGGCCGCCCGCCTACGAGCCGCCGGGTTCCGGGTCGATGTGGTGGGTGCCGACGACGGCCTCGGCAAGCGGGTCCGCAACGGCAAGGTGGAGAAGATCCCCTACGTCCTGGTGGTCGGCGACGACGACGTGGCCAACGACACCGTCGGCGTCAATCGCCGTGGTGACGACTCGCCGGATCGTGACGTGACCGTCGACGACTTCATCGCCCGGCTCGCGGCCGAGGTCGAGACGAAGGCCTGA
- a CDS encoding phosphatidylinositol mannoside acyltransferase — protein sequence MPSASAYRAGSFLARHVPAAAGTGVARLIGNGAATSRERRVVVARNLERVLGRPMSRVEERRRVAETFEWYARYYHESFRLPDLSIEEIDREFAYEGFGQIEAACERGQGPILALPHLGTWEWAAFWLSLVPDYRVTAVVEALEPPEVFEWFAGFRESLGMSIVPLGPEAGKASVQALNNGQVLCLLADRDLQGNGVPVEFFGERTTLPGGPATLALRTGSPLLPTAVYWRDGLRYAVVSPALDTERRGRLRDDVARVTQDLAHRFESLIEAAPEQWHLLQPNWPSDYVALARPMPEHLRALVDEGDR from the coding sequence GTGCCATCCGCCTCCGCCTATCGGGCGGGGTCGTTTCTCGCTCGCCACGTCCCGGCCGCGGCCGGGACCGGCGTGGCGCGCCTCATCGGCAACGGTGCGGCGACGTCGCGGGAACGGCGTGTCGTGGTCGCCCGGAATCTCGAGCGGGTCCTGGGTCGCCCGATGTCGAGGGTCGAGGAGCGGCGGCGGGTCGCCGAGACCTTCGAGTGGTACGCCCGCTACTACCACGAGAGCTTCCGGCTGCCCGACCTGTCGATCGAGGAGATCGACCGCGAGTTCGCCTACGAGGGATTCGGACAGATCGAGGCGGCCTGCGAGCGCGGCCAGGGTCCGATCCTGGCGCTGCCCCACCTCGGCACTTGGGAGTGGGCGGCCTTCTGGCTCTCGCTCGTGCCCGACTACAGGGTCACCGCCGTGGTCGAGGCGCTCGAACCGCCCGAGGTCTTCGAGTGGTTCGCGGGGTTTCGGGAGTCGCTGGGAATGAGCATCGTGCCCCTCGGTCCCGAGGCGGGCAAAGCGAGCGTCCAGGCGTTGAACAACGGCCAGGTGCTCTGCCTCCTCGCCGACCGTGACCTCCAGGGAAACGGCGTACCGGTGGAGTTCTTCGGCGAGCGGACCACACTCCCGGGCGGTCCGGCCACGCTGGCGCTGCGCACCGGGTCACCGCTGCTGCCGACGGCCGTGTACTGGCGCGACGGGCTTCGCTATGCCGTCGTGTCGCCGGCGCTCGACACCGAACGCCGCGGTCGCCTGCGCGACGACGTCGCCCGGGTCACGCAGGACCTGGCCCATCGATTCGAGTCGTTGATCGAGGCTGCTCCCGAGCAGTGGCACCTTCTCCAGCCGAACTGGCCGAGTGACTACGTCGCGCTGGCGCGGCCGATGCCCGAGCACCTCCGTGCGCTGGTCGACGAAGGTGACCGCTGA
- a CDS encoding glycosyltransferase family 4 protein translates to MRIGMICPYSLTVPGGVQTQVLGLARALRRKGHAVRVLAPCDGPPPDAGVTPLGLSLPTAANGSVAPVAPDPSAQLRTIRAMRDEAFEVVHLHEPLAPGPTTTALLTKPAPLLGTFHMAGRSRAYEMMNGVVRYLAGRLDDRVAVSEDARRMASDSLGGDYALTFNAVELRRYDDSEVFATTGAPTILFVGRHEERKGLRVLLDAVALLPADVRVWIAGEGPETETLKAAYAGDPRLEWLGAIGEDEKIARLKGADVFCAPSLHGESFGVVLLEGMAAGTPVVASDIPGYANAARQGSDARLFDAGNHEALAVAIREVLADDGIRQALVASGRTRAEEFSMAALADFYIRRYEALVDR, encoded by the coding sequence ATGCGGATCGGCATGATCTGCCCCTACAGCCTCACCGTGCCGGGAGGGGTGCAGACGCAGGTGTTGGGGCTCGCGCGGGCCCTACGGCGGAAGGGTCACGCAGTCCGGGTGCTCGCGCCGTGCGACGGCCCGCCGCCCGACGCCGGTGTCACGCCGCTCGGCCTCAGTCTCCCGACGGCGGCCAACGGTTCGGTCGCCCCTGTCGCCCCCGACCCCTCCGCGCAGTTGCGCACGATCCGGGCGATGCGCGACGAAGCGTTCGAGGTCGTCCATCTCCACGAGCCCCTTGCGCCCGGGCCGACCACCACGGCGTTGTTGACGAAGCCGGCGCCGTTGCTCGGCACGTTCCACATGGCCGGACGGTCGCGGGCCTACGAGATGATGAACGGGGTCGTGCGCTACCTGGCTGGGCGACTCGACGACCGCGTTGCCGTGTCCGAGGACGCACGCCGGATGGCGAGCGACAGTCTCGGCGGCGACTACGCGCTCACGTTCAATGCGGTCGAGTTGCGTCGCTACGACGACAGCGAGGTGTTCGCCACCACCGGCGCGCCCACCATCTTGTTCGTGGGTCGACACGAGGAACGCAAGGGTCTACGTGTGCTGCTCGACGCCGTCGCCCTGCTGCCGGCCGACGTGCGGGTGTGGATCGCGGGTGAGGGGCCCGAGACCGAGACGCTCAAGGCCGCATATGCGGGCGACCCGCGCCTCGAATGGCTGGGCGCCATCGGCGAGGACGAGAAGATCGCCCGCCTGAAGGGCGCCGACGTGTTCTGCGCGCCATCGCTGCACGGCGAGTCCTTCGGGGTCGTGCTGCTCGAAGGCATGGCCGCCGGCACCCCGGTCGTCGCGTCCGATATCCCCGGCTACGCCAATGCGGCACGGCAGGGGAGCGACGCCCGCCTCTTCGATGCGGGCAATCACGAGGCCCTCGCCGTCGCCATCCGCGAGGTGCTGGCCGATGACGGCATCCGACAGGCATTGGTGGCATCGGGACGAACGCGGGCCGAGGAGTTCTCGATGGCGGCGCTGGCCGACTTCTACATCCGGCGCTACGAGGCCCTGGTCGACCGGTAG
- a CDS encoding lysophospholipid acyltransferase family protein: MARLTSTHSTSSRDHGSLQKVALRALRPVFASCWRIRTVGLENVPTSGPAILAPNHTSVIDSFFLPAVLPRRITFVGKAEYLDDWKTRRLFPALGMIPIDRSGGDASTRALDTAARLLDDGELFGIYPEGTRARDGYLHKGHTGAARLSMQTGAPIIPVGILGTRTIQPPDTRVPRPFRPVEVRFGKPIRPASAPDVGDTRMQLRQITDELMFEIRALTGQDYVNTYATKGTAGADETPGRPADPEMPPRRSSAEVLRAAV, from the coding sequence ATGGCCCGACTCACCTCCACCCACTCGACCTCCTCCCGCGACCACGGCTCGTTGCAGAAAGTGGCATTGCGCGCCCTCCGCCCCGTCTTCGCGTCGTGCTGGCGCATCCGCACGGTGGGCCTCGAGAACGTGCCCACGTCCGGGCCGGCGATCCTCGCCCCCAACCACACGTCGGTCATCGACTCCTTTTTCCTGCCGGCCGTCCTGCCCCGACGCATCACGTTCGTCGGCAAGGCCGAGTACCTCGACGACTGGAAGACCCGGCGGCTGTTCCCGGCGCTCGGCATGATCCCGATCGACCGCAGCGGCGGCGACGCCTCCACCCGCGCCCTCGACACGGCCGCCCGCCTCCTCGACGACGGCGAACTCTTCGGCATCTACCCCGAGGGCACGCGGGCCCGCGACGGCTACCTCCACAAGGGCCACACCGGGGCGGCCCGCCTCTCGATGCAGACCGGGGCGCCCATCATCCCCGTCGGCATTCTGGGTACCCGCACGATCCAGCCGCCCGACACGCGAGTGCCGCGGCCCTTCCGTCCGGTCGAGGTGCGCTTCGGCAAGCCGATCCGCCCGGCGTCGGCGCCCGACGTCGGCGACACCCGCATGCAGCTCCGTCAGATCACCGACGAGTTGATGTTCGAGATCCGGGCCCTCACCGGCCAGGACTACGTCAACACCTATGCCACCAAGGGCACCGCCGGGGCCGACGAGACGCCCGGGCGTCCGGCCGATCCCGAGATGCCCCCCCGGCGCTCGTCGGCCGAGGTGCTCCGCGCCGCCGTCTGA
- a CDS encoding cysteine--tRNA ligase: protein MQLYDTHLGAVVPFEPDPIVTMYVCGITPYDATHMGHAATYVTYDVLQRRLRDLGHETRCVRNITDVDDDILAAAARRGVHYLDLAFGETARFDDDMAALNTIAPWSEPRATGAIPDIRGVIEAVLDRGMGYVVDGTVYFDTVAAPDFGALGGLGRERMHQLAIEWRENPSDPNKRDPLDFVMWRPSDDGEPAWESRWGPGRPGWHVECSALALRELGPTIDLHGGGVDLLYPHHECVRAQSEAATGKPFVRHWLHQSMVHLGGRKMSKSTGNLVFIHELRERYDPMAIRLALGAHHYRRPWQWSDHLIDDAVERLERWRTAGEGDAALDDVRRHLDDDLDVPAALDSIDLAAASGEGVGDAAGLLGVELT, encoded by the coding sequence GTGCAGCTCTACGACACTCATCTGGGTGCCGTGGTGCCGTTCGAGCCGGACCCGATCGTCACGATGTACGTCTGCGGGATCACTCCCTACGACGCCACCCACATGGGCCACGCGGCCACCTACGTCACCTACGACGTGCTCCAGCGTCGCCTCCGTGATCTCGGCCACGAGACACGGTGCGTGCGCAACATCACCGACGTCGACGACGACATCCTGGCGGCGGCCGCACGGCGGGGCGTGCACTATCTGGACCTGGCCTTCGGCGAGACCGCCCGCTTCGACGACGACATGGCGGCGCTCAACACCATCGCGCCATGGTCCGAGCCGCGAGCGACCGGGGCCATCCCCGACATCCGCGGTGTGATCGAGGCGGTGCTCGACCGGGGGATGGGCTACGTCGTCGACGGCACCGTCTACTTCGACACGGTCGCAGCCCCCGACTTCGGCGCGCTCGGTGGTCTCGGGCGCGAGCGGATGCACCAGCTCGCCATCGAGTGGCGTGAGAACCCGAGCGACCCGAACAAACGCGACCCGCTCGACTTCGTGATGTGGCGTCCGTCCGACGACGGGGAACCGGCCTGGGAGTCCCGTTGGGGCCCGGGCCGTCCCGGCTGGCACGTGGAGTGCAGCGCCCTCGCGTTGCGAGAACTCGGTCCCACCATCGACCTGCACGGCGGGGGAGTCGACCTGCTCTATCCGCACCACGAATGCGTCCGGGCCCAGAGCGAGGCCGCGACCGGCAAACCCTTCGTTCGCCACTGGCTGCACCAGTCGATGGTCCACCTCGGCGGAAGGAAGATGTCGAAGTCGACCGGCAACCTCGTGTTCATCCACGAGCTGCGCGAGCGCTACGACCCCATGGCGATCCGGCTCGCCCTGGGCGCGCATCACTATCGCCGACCCTGGCAGTGGAGCGACCATCTCATCGACGACGCCGTCGAACGGCTCGAACGATGGCGGACCGCCGGTGAGGGCGACGCCGCCCTCGACGACGTGCGCCGACACCTCGACGACGACCTCGACGTGCCCGCCGCGCTCGACTCCATCGACCTCGCGGCTGCCTCCGGCGAGGGCGTCGGCGACGCGGCCGGTTTGCTCGGCGTCGAGCTGACATGA
- a CDS encoding CDP-alcohol phosphatidyltransferase family protein, whose protein sequence is MFDGNWRTTVDKGLTPIGHSLRRTGITADVITVIGIAMATVAAVTIGAGHMRVGFLFLLLTGIPDALDGAVARASGTGSDRGAFFDSVSDRLTDGLLFGGVAWYLASNEPGRIMMLPVAIMGLAMFISYQRAKAESLGYDAKGGIMERAERIIVLALALLFSELLIPILWVMFVLTAITAIQRFVKVWRQASQDRPLPARRQRRQPRRRRSAESVWRERMRERRALRDG, encoded by the coding sequence ATGTTCGACGGAAACTGGCGCACGACGGTCGACAAGGGCCTGACGCCGATCGGCCACAGCCTTCGCCGCACCGGCATCACCGCCGATGTCATCACCGTGATCGGCATCGCGATGGCGACGGTCGCCGCCGTCACCATCGGTGCCGGCCACATGCGGGTGGGCTTCCTGTTCCTCCTGCTCACCGGGATTCCCGACGCCCTCGACGGCGCGGTGGCCCGGGCCTCGGGCACCGGTTCGGACCGCGGCGCCTTCTTCGATTCGGTCTCCGATCGGCTCACCGACGGGCTGCTGTTCGGCGGCGTGGCCTGGTATCTCGCCAGCAACGAGCCCGGCCGCATCATGATGCTCCCGGTGGCCATCATGGGCCTCGCCATGTTCATCTCCTACCAGCGGGCCAAGGCCGAGTCGCTGGGTTACGACGCCAAGGGCGGCATCATGGAACGGGCCGAGCGCATCATCGTGCTCGCCCTCGCCCTGCTGTTCTCCGAACTCCTCATCCCGATCCTGTGGGTGATGTTCGTGCTCACGGCGATCACCGCGATCCAGCGCTTCGTGAAGGTCTGGCGCCAGGCCTCGCAGGACCGGCCGCTGCCGGCTCGTCGCCAGCGACGCCAGCCCCGGCGGCGCCGGTCGGCGGAATCGGTGTGGCGTGAGCGCATGCGCGAACGCCGAGCCCTTCGCGACGGCTGA
- a CDS encoding HIT domain-containing protein, translating into MVEHLWAGWRMPYIRSSPEEHEVDVPDGMTLFEAILHSGLPDDETYILWRGDHCFALLNAYPYTSGHVMVLPQRGVPLLADLTADEHAELWEGVRFATEALTAAYEPQGMNIGANLGRGAGAGFPDHLHVHVLPRWEGDTNFMTSVANVRVLPEALSDSWLRIREAWPVA; encoded by the coding sequence ATGGTCGAGCACCTCTGGGCCGGGTGGCGCATGCCCTACATCCGGTCATCACCGGAGGAGCACGAGGTTGACGTTCCCGACGGCATGACGCTGTTCGAGGCGATCCTCCACAGCGGCCTGCCCGACGACGAGACCTACATCCTGTGGCGCGGTGATCACTGCTTCGCGCTCCTCAACGCGTACCCCTACACGTCGGGCCACGTGATGGTGCTGCCGCAGCGGGGGGTGCCCCTGCTGGCCGATCTCACGGCCGACGAACACGCCGAACTCTGGGAAGGGGTGCGCTTTGCGACCGAGGCGCTCACCGCGGCGTACGAGCCGCAGGGGATGAACATCGGCGCCAACCTCGGCCGGGGTGCGGGTGCCGGCTTCCCCGACCACCTCCATGTCCACGTCCTGCCGCGTTGGGAGGGCGACACGAACTTCATGACGTCGGTCGCCAACGTCCGGGTGCTGCCCGAGGCGTTGTCCGACTCCTGGCTACGTATCCGCGAGGCGTGGCCCGTAGCCTGA
- the npdG gene encoding NADPH-dependent F420 reductase, giving the protein MHIGLLGATGPAGMALAARLASVGHDITIGSRSKYRSLEVRDSIIESWPDRELSIDSSDNNGAADAELIVIATPWNAATETAHTVRTQLRGKVVVCMSNALSKVGREFQPLVPPRGSVSGSVQAELRDSYVAAAFHHVPAKELAELSEPVVSDILICSDHAKATVTVSDLVKEIPGMRPLDAGELSNATAIEAFTAVLLQLNVRYKTRVALKLIGIDEDAV; this is encoded by the coding sequence ATGCACATCGGACTTCTCGGGGCCACCGGACCCGCAGGCATGGCCCTGGCCGCTCGCCTCGCCTCCGTCGGTCATGACATCACCATCGGTTCACGGTCGAAGTACCGCTCCCTCGAGGTGCGCGACTCGATCATCGAGAGCTGGCCCGACCGCGAGCTCTCGATCGACAGCAGCGACAACAACGGCGCGGCGGACGCCGAGCTGATCGTCATCGCCACGCCGTGGAACGCGGCGACCGAGACCGCCCACACCGTGCGCACCCAGCTGCGCGGCAAGGTCGTCGTCTGCATGAGCAACGCGCTGTCGAAGGTGGGTCGAGAGTTCCAGCCGCTGGTGCCACCCCGCGGTTCGGTGAGTGGCAGCGTGCAGGCCGAGCTTCGTGACAGCTACGTCGCCGCCGCGTTCCACCACGTGCCGGCCAAGGAGCTGGCCGAGCTCAGCGAGCCCGTGGTGTCCGACATCCTGATCTGCTCCGATCACGCGAAGGCCACCGTCACCGTCAGCGATCTCGTCAAGGAGATCCCCGGCATGCGTCCACTCGACGCCGGCGAGCTGTCCAACGCGACGGCGATCGAGGCGTTCACCGCGGTGCTGCTGCAACTCAACGTCCGCTACAAGACGCGGGTGGCGTTGAAGCTGATCGGAATCGACGAAGACGCCGTCTGA